From Cheilinus undulatus linkage group 15, ASM1832078v1, whole genome shotgun sequence:
ttcacatgtttacagtaaccttattccaacatatctagtatgttaagacacaaagtttggatttcacctTATAGGCACTTTAAATATAACTTACTTATCTCTAATAGTGTCAGCCTGCTTCCTTCTATTTGACAAAGACAGAGTAGAGCAGTCTGATTTTACCTCTAGTAGTCTAGACTTCTCATAACTCTGCCTCTTAAAGCTTTAATCTGTATTAGGATGAAattattttgctttcttttagtgttgatttttatctttttcaggCATCTGCAGCAAGggcaaagaaaaaaggcaaagttCTGCACAGACATGAGCTGCTACTCCTGTGGCAGAGAAAGAAACAGAGTAAGTATGGCTTATTAATAATTACCTTCGTTAATATTATGCACTCAGCAGTCTGAGTTGAGCTGCTTTAGCCCTAATCCTGGCAACTGAGCGGAAAACAAATTCAGTCAAACTTGGTAATATACCGTTGACCCCAATCAGATTATTTCATCTACCATTTGCTCCCTGAATAGAAACAGTTTTATTAATCTAAATGTTTCTGCTTTAGGTCCAGGTGACAAAGGTAGCAGACCTGCAGCAGAgaaggaggaggcagagggagaAAGTCAGGAAGAGGCAGGATCCAAGGCTACTCCATCGCCACTCAGAAGACCAGCATTCAGGGCTCCTGCAATCAGCAGCACTGTAACACTCAGCCACAGGTAACACACTAAGATGGTTTATCATTGTCGCTGCATCATAAAATTAAATGCCTAAACTAATGGAAATGCTTTAATGCTCTGTCTTACCTGTCTCTTTTTATATTGCAGCTCTCCAGTGAAAAAGTCATCACTAGCTAAATCACTGCAGTTTGACACCGAAGCACCGAGAGAAAGCAGCACAGAGGCCTCGAGCTCAGAGCGCCCGGTTCCCTCGTCCCTCCTCCACCTTATCGGACAGGTTGCGGAGAGTGCTGAGGACAAGTATCGCCTCCTGGAGCAGAAAGACAAGATCCTACGTCAAGGTTAGGCCACCTCTCACATCAGTTTATTCCTGACTTTAACATGAATCCAAGATCATGAGGGACACTTTTAACTGTACGAGTAATTTCTCTGCACAGGTCGGCCCAAGAGGACAGACTTGGTGCTGTCGAAGGTGTTTGTGGGGACTTGTCCTGACATGTGTCCAGAGAAGGAGCGATACATGAGGGAAACACGGAAACAGCTGAGCATATTTGAGGTCATCCCAGATACTGAAATGGTAAATGAAATACATGAATACATGGTCAAGGAATTGATCAGCAGATGCTGTATTTTTTCTAATGGCGGCAGAAATACTTCAAAGACTGGGAGTGTTCATGTGCAGTGGAGACAGGAGAAATTTAGTAAATAATACATGAAAGTGTCACCTCTAATCTTCGACTAGGTTGATCACACAGCAGCTATCAAGGAGTACAGCCGCTCATCAGCTGACCAGGAGGAGCCCCTGCCCCACGAGCTGCGGCCCCTGCCAGTTCTCAGCATGACCATGGACTATCTGGTGACCCAGATCATGGATCAGGGCGATGACAATTACAGAGAGTGGTACGACTTTGTGTGGAACAGGACCAGAGGCATCAGAAAGGTAAGAGCCCACTTTAGGCAAGCTACCATCTTTGATGCCTGAGCCTAGATGCTGGATATTCTCACagttaaatcattttaattacaaACTAAGacaatggaaaacaaaaaaaaatagattatatTATTCATGGATTGATTAGTTTAGCATATAAAGAAGCAAAGTCTTTTCTATTAAATTAGACAAAACTGATgattttcttctgtcttttgcAGAAGATGAtgtatcattttatttcttccTGAATTCACAATATcttataaaacaaaataaatgttttcataaTCTGCAGTAGCAACCTTTTGTTATTGAGCAGACACATTGGTCTTTTATAACAGCACTACAGTATGTGTGCTTTtagatgtttatttcttttgacTGAGATTTACCTTTCCAGCTATTAAACTGAAAAGGCATTGATCACACTGCTTctattctttgtgtttttgattttataatacTTATTTTAAATGACTAATTAAGTTTGATTTTAGATCCAgtttttgatcagttttaatCATTAGAAAAGGGGCATTAAACCTTTGCCTTAGCCCGCACTGGTTTAACAATACAGCCTCGGTGTGAGCAGCTCCAGTTCGTTTGACCTCAttgcttggtttttgctctgatatggcTTGTCAGCCTTGAGGCCTTccatagagaggtgtgtgcctttcaaaaTCAGTGACAAACCAGATGTTACTTTTCCACATAAACAGCTTTTCAAGTTCATATAAAGGGATGTAAGTTATCATTGGTAAACCTTTGAAAGCAAAGCTTGTAGCTGTTTAAGTGGTATAAATTCAACCCTGTTTGTGTGCATTGTATTTTTGAAAGACAAGTGTATGTTACATGGCATCTAGACTGATTTAAAACCctctcatttttctgtcacacCCACAGGACATCATCCAGCAGCACCTGTGCTGCCCTGACACAGTGTCTCTGATTGAGAAGTGCACTCGCTTCCATGTGCACTGCGCTCACCACCTCTGTGAAGAGCACATTTCATCTTTTGATGCCAAGATCAACAACGAGAATATGACCAAGTGCCTCCAGAGTCTCAAAGAAATGTACCAGGACCTGGCCACAAGGCAGGTCTACTGCCCCCGAGAGGCAGAGTTTCGCCAGTACAGCGTGCTGCTCAAACTTAATGATGGAGACATCCTACGGTCAGtcagtgtgttttatttctttgcttcttttctGTTGTGATTCACTTTTATTGAGATCCCTGCAGCATTCTATCTCCTTTTGTGTAGTTATAATGCTTCCtctgtcttttttgtgtgtgcagtGAAGTTCAGCAGTTTCGTGATGAGGTGCGTAATTCCCCTGAGGTGAAGTTTGCTGTGCAGGCATTTGCTGCGGTCAACAGCAACAACTTTGTGCGATTCTTCAAGCTGGTGAAAGGAGCTTCGTACCTCGCCAGCTGCCTGCTGCACAGATACTTCAACCAGGTCAGAAACTGTTTCTTTCATCgataaaaatgacataaaacacTCAAACCTGTAGACtgacccttttttatttttggagaaTATCAACACTACACCAATATGTTCTTTTATTGCATTAAGTTGTGttgtcttttcatttattttcttcatgcTCAGGTCAGAGCAAAGGCCTTGAAGACACTAAACATTGCTCACACCCTCGGTCCACGATCAAACATGTTTCCAGTTGACGATGTGGTTCGAATGTTAATGTTCCGCAACGTTGATGAGGCGACAGACTTTATCCAGCAGTACGGCCTGAACCTACTCGATGGGTAAGTGTCTACTAGTGGTCTACAGCAGTATTTTTCAAAGTGTGCAAATATTTAAAAGCAACAACTGTGATAACATTATTGTGAcaaggacatttaaaaaaaacatctttgttgATGTAGTTAATCAATGCATATGGAAAtctacatgtttttgtttatgtctATCTTTCAGTTAACATTCAGGTACAGTAATATATTTTAAGAAGCAATTACAAAGAATTTGTTACAAATAAATATGTTTACTGTTACATTACATCTGATTATTGTTGGAACAAACAATGGAATGGACATGGAACATCAGCACAGTCACTGGTAATGAATAACCAAACAAAGGAATATTGTAGTGCATTAttattttgtgtaattttatgCCTTTGCATGGGCCATAGCAAAGTGCATTCATCCTGCCATTCTTGTGAACACGATATCTCAGAACTTTtagagattttctttaaactttgcacagatgtcCTCTCAGACTCAAGGATTAATTGATGAGTTTTTGGAAATCAATGCTAAGGTTATTCAGCATCATGCTTATTGCTTATCAGATTTTTACGACCTAAGCACGGATaccatctgtttgtttgtctcttgacccaccactgtactttcactgtgcTATAATTGCATACCTTACAGAGGCATGTAATGACGAGGCTGAAATTGTAGTTGACATTGTTATTAAATTATAATTACTAAATATTGTTTCCAGTATGGTGGAGCTGAGTCGGACAGCCTTTCAGGAGCCAGACCTTCCTCTGTCTCAGAAGAAATCAGAGGTCATCCTCTCTAAAAAGACCGTGCTGACTGGAGAGGTGGTGAATGGAGGACCTCTCCCTGACCCCCCACAGCACACCCCCACCTGCAGCTTTGACTCCATGAACAAGTATCGTGGTGAGGGCCCTATGGCTGAGCCTGCAACAGTTCAAATCAAAGGTATAAGCTCCATTTCTCATTGTGTAACTTTAATCACtaattggtttaaaaatctCCTTTAAAGTACATAAATAGAGCTATTCATTAACacaagctgattttttttctttaattctcagCCCCTTCTGTCAGGCCAGAGGTTAAAGCTCCTCCCAGTGTTGAGCTGCTGACACAGATCGAGCCGGCCCAGGTTCCAGACATACCTGCTGAATTTGAGTTATCTCCAGCTGTTGTAGACGAGACTGGAGAGCCGAGTGAACCATATCACAGCCCAACGCCTCCAGCAGACTCCCAGCAATTGTTCCAGCCAATATCGGCGCCTGAGCCTGTGAAACCTCCATCACCTCCACCCAAACCTAAGCCTATCTACACCAATGAGGCAAGTAACCCACTTATTAAAGAGACCAAAGAAGCAATTTAAGGATGGTAGTTTGGACTATTggaataaatatattttatgttttagacCAAATGAACGTAGGAATGATCGGATGAATCAGTGATGAAgatttatgattattttaagtctttttttgtgttcatgTGCACATGGTGGTAATGGTGCTTATGTTCTCCTCACAGGACATTATGgctgttctggactgtgtgatTGAAGAGGTGATTGAAGCAGGAGCGAGGGAGGTCGCAGATGCTGGTGTCAGTTATGTCTCAGCTGCTCTTGAGTACGTTTCAAGCCGTCCATCTGTTCAGTTTTGAATATATCCTCTTGATTTCAATAATTAATATTTATCATGACTTTATTGAGATACAGTGTAGTGTCTctatgtgttttttctttaaattgacTAACTAGCCGTCttgttttctttggttttgCAGAGAGAGCAATGAACAGGTGGAGTCTCTGGTGGGCGAGGTGTTAGGACAGATGCTGCAGGAGCTTTCCTCCACAGAGATTGATTTGGAACGTGAACGCATCGCTGAAGAGAAACGGAAGCTTGAAGAAGCCAGGTTGGTCTAATAATTACAAACTTGATTCTAACAAGCTAAACTTAAACATTCATCATATCATGTAGAATTATTTACAACAAACTGTTGAGATTGAGGCACTCATTTTGACTGAAAAAATCAAGTTTGATCATCTCAAATCTAGTCACCTCAGTGTTTAACACTTCACACTGCGTATTGTCCTTCTGGTTTGTTTTACTTGAGCACTTCTTGTGTCCCATCATCTCTGAAGGAAAATTAAGGAGTCTTGAGTTTTATTCAAGTTTAATTATTGCAATTGTAACCCAGCttattccttacatttttactttatatgATATACTCAGGTCAACTTATGTTAGTCAAACAGATATACTTCATACTTGGAAGTAAAGAGGCAATGCAGTACATTTTACATGAAGCAGGGCTAAGGTGCTTGTGACTGTTAAaaggtcatcagagtaactctttgACTAAATATTGGTAATCACAGTAACTTGAAATAATGTTCAAACTAATCTGTCTCATCAAACTcacctctgtttgtttttcttgtctgTTCTGTCAGGAGGAAGCAGGAACACGAGGCCTTCCTGGTTCAGTATAGCTTCTCTCTCTGTACAGAGCTCATCCATGAAGTCTTAAACAAGACTATCAAAGAGACTGCCGCCTCTGAGATCCAGTAAGACTTTAAAACTCAGCCAAGGTCTAATGCTGTCTGATATCAGGTTATATAACTAACTAGGGAGTTAGAATCATAACAAAGTGCTAGAATTAAAGATGCTTGCATAAATTATATAAACCTTCAAGTGGCACAAGTAAGTTTCACTGATTTAAGATGatcttcttttaatttatttttagacAAGCGGTGAATGAAAAAGCAGAGCTTGTGGCTAAATGCACAGAGCAGGTCTGCAACAGTCTAGTGGAGGAGACTTTGGATGTAGACATCGCTGCGCTGGTTGAGGACATCCTTGAAGCCGAGCTGCAACGCATCCACAAGTACATCAAAAGgtatgatgaagaaaaacaggcagaaactgAGAAATCAGACAGTCTTTGCAACATCAGTCGTTTAAATGATTGTTCAGTTAGACTTTGGTTGAATTTCCCCTTAAATGTATCAACTGCTTCTTTGTTTCCTGCCCTCTTTATCACTACCAGGTGGCGTGATGTGGTGGCCGTCCGTCGACAGCTGAAGAGACAGATGAGAGGTTTCCCTGCAGCTCCCTGCTGTGTGGACCCTCGATTCAAACTGAAAGCTCTGGCTCCCAGCGCTCCTGCACAGCCCGACATTTCAGATCTGGCCCGTGGCGTGGTTAACCTGGGCAACGCCGGCACCCTGGCTCTCTCCAGCACCAGGTAACTTTCTAAATGAGTTTTATCCAAGAGGGATTTTGAAATGCAAAGGAGGATTCATGCTGTTTTAAAACTGGTGGATGTTTGTAATATTCAGAACGTTATATTTGACATAACTGACACAAAATAAACCATTATGAATATGTTGAGacgataaaaaaaatcagtagaTGTCAAGGAAACAGCCAGAAATGACTTGCTATCAACCTATTAGTAATTTACTGTATGTGTGCTTGTCTGGTAAGACTTTCGTAAATAAAACTTAACTGCttcaataaatataaaacttgtgttgtttgcttttaaaaggTTGCTAAAACTGAGGCAGGAGGTAATCCATCACATGAGAGTCCACTACTACTACCAGCGGCTGCTCGAGTAAGTCTCCAGTTATTCATTATCCTCTGAGCTTTTGATTGTAAAGCTGAATTTTAACTTCCTTCATCTTCTCTATCAGTGAGACAGTTTGGGCTCCAATCGACCTGCCAGCTCTGGTGACAGAAAACATCCCAAACCCACCAGACAGAATCTTCTGGAAAGCTGTTCTCCTCCTGCCGAGTGATCACGAGAGTGTGGCCAGCCTGGCTGACAGGTAAGCAGCAACATCTCCATTAGAAAAAAAGTCACTGAGCACTCCAACCTCCTTTTATTGAAACCAGTGAACTTTATGAGCTTATTATCATCTTGTCTGTTTTCTTCAGGATATTGTCAGACTGGCTGGAGGTGAAGCTCGGGAGAGGGAAGGTgctggaggagagggaggagcaGCCTGGCGATGCACTGCAGACCCTCTGTGTCACCAACACGCTGCAGGACAGAGACCAGCACACTCACAAAGTTCACATCAGTATTAAGGTGAGACCACAGTGTAGATTATATAGATTTCTATAGTCACATATGTAGAAAATAGACACCAATGTTTGCCTGAAACACAGTATGTGTTCAACAAGACTGAGCTGAAATTAAGCAGCATCTTTACTGAAATGACAGGACTATCAGAGACATAGACAAAGCTGAAACACTGGTGTGCAAAAGAGACCAACCAAGGAGTAAATCACAGTTCAGAAGATTAACAACAGAACATTCTGTTTTAGAACGTTGCTGGTGACAGTTGCAGCGGTCTGAACTGAGCCATTGTAGCTGAAATCAGGCAAGCTGAATCTGCTGTTTTTGGCCActgcaagcagataaatgtgaaatagaaATCTCATTTTGATAGGCTACAAtaccaaaaaatgttcaaagtcGAATTTTTTCTTAGATAAAGTCATgctgtgaattttggaaataattacatctgtcttttttaaaccttttttttcatatgGAAACATTACTCAGTTAGACACTCCTGTCCCGTTCTTTAGCTGTGCAAGTAAGCAGGACGCTTGCCTCTAATGCATAAGAAAATTCAAAGCTGTAGGAGCTAAATTTGTTGGTAGAAATatattctcagcagatatcttagTTGTCACAACACTGAGCTAAAAAATTATTTCGGTGTTTATATGGGCCATATAATTTTACCTTTCACTAGACGATGGCTATGGCAAAGGAATTAGAGATGAGCAGGAATCATACAGcctgataaaaatgtgaaagacaGGAAAAATTGTTAATGcgcaacatttttttcttgtggaGACAGGTTTTTTGCCCTCTAACTTAATAGATCTCTTTAAATAGAGGGACTGTGAGAGTTGTTGCAACAGAAATGATTTATCGTTCTGTCCAGTCACTGCAGTGTGAAACTCACAGGCTTTCAGAAGGTTGCAGAGCAGTTCATCGCAAGCATTTGCAAGTTTCATTTGCAAGCAATGTCCAAGGTTAAAGATCAGCAATAATTCTGGagttttttcaattaaaaaaagtttttttaaacttattttaagttaaaaaattaGATGTCAATACTATAACCATAGCAAACACAGTGAAAACTATTTAAgatacaaattttatttttgttctatgatctttttatgatgaaaattttaaacttttgctgtttttactttgtaagtcgctagaaaaagtctAGGTAACCTAAAATCTGCACATCTTACTTGAATAAATGTCTTGATAAGgtgtctgaagaaaaaaaaaattaaggtggTTTTCAGTACACAAATTTTGACCCTTTgttaagttaatttttttttattattaaataaagttattaaattactgtttgtgtgtacagaggagctggagggattatagactttatattttgtaacactCTATTTTTATGGTGTTTCTACAGGCGTCCCGTGGCCCTCTGAGTGAAGACAGTCTCTCCAAAGTGGAGGAGTGCTGTGAGCTTCACGGGACAGGAGCTCTGATCACGCTGCTTCCTGCCATCCCCGTCATCGAAGCGAGCCACGATGAGCAGGATGTCCCTCTGCTGTCGGCTCTGCTGCAGCTCAAACAGCTTCAACAGGCCAGTACATGGCACTGCCCGCTGCCTCTGGTTATACTAGTACCTGGGCCTGACAGAGACACCGAGCACACACAGAAACTAGAGGAAGGTAATTAACAGctgtaataaaaaatataaaggcGTAATTTTATAGTGTATGAGACAGAACTGAAGCATTATCAGGATTAATGTAATATGTTTCTGCTGTGTCCCTCAGCTCTGATGCTGCCCACTCTGGTGAATGAAGGCCTGATATCAGAGTTCACATTCATCTTCATACCAGAGACAACGAGTGACCTACAGGGATCCAAACAGGTATTTCACAagcacatttaaagaaaaacaccacaaaaaacaactcttttttccccttattttCAGCTGGGTTTAGTGGACCTCACTTTCACAGGAATGTGGAAGGAGTGTTTATTCAGTGgcttaatatttatttattttccatcaaCTGCTCAGAGTTGGTGTTTAGCTGCTTAAAACCCCCAGTTCCAATCAGATTCTCTCTTACTGTGTTGTGTTGTAGTTTGGTGCTAGTTTTGTTGTGCTATGTAGTTTTTTGTAGCTGTCTGACTGATGAAAACTCtgtaaataagtttaaaaacaactgaataaaGCTTTTAAACGCAATGCACGCAAATTTCAATGCTTCTGCAGAAATTTAGATTTCAgatttatgtaaataaaatgagttTGTGTTATTTAACTACTTTCATGGCTGGAAGTTGTATCAAAATATTTGTAATGAAAACTAATGTGACtagatgataaataaaaaaaaaaggttcaggCAGGTAGACTTCTCTTCATTTTCTTGCCACTGATATAGattcttcaacattttttaaataactttaaatctttttgCTGATTAATCCTCTGTTGTTTCTTCTCAGCTCAACCACGCCTTACGTTGGCTGCTGGCCCGAGCCCCCTCTCGCTTCCCCCTCTCCTGTCAGACCCTGGTGCAGCTCGTGGAGGCCGGTTTGAGTCGAGAGTTCAGCCCCAGAGTTCTCACCCAGCAACAGGAGCGTGTGACTGCAGGTCTTCCCCCTCAGGACCCCGCTCCCGTCATTCAGCTGTACAACACTGTCCTGGCTCACATCGCTGACAAAGTGTCATCTCAGGAACTCAGCAGACTGTCATGGCCGCCGTGCGAGTTCTGCCTTCCAGAAACGCAAGACTTTGTCCCTCATTTGGGCTGGAACTCTACTGAGCACCTCGCCTGGCTGCGGGACGCCGTCCTCAGTCTGCAGCTGCCAAAATGGGAGACGTCATCTGCTGAAGGTCAGTGACTGAGATGTcaggaaatgttttcttttcaagtaATTCAAAGTTTTAATACTATTAACAAGAACAGTTACCCATAACCTTTGTTTTATGGTATTTTCGAACACCGAAAGACTTGAGTTCAGATATTCAGAAATCTCCTctgggaaggaggagctggggtggaggagggttgtaaaaagtgacatggagagggagcagcaaagcatggCCAGattagagcagtttaaatatggcaacataagtgcaattagccaatagcatgcttcaAAGCAAATCaactggccgtcagctgatgaggatttgcgtgagatcagctgatctcagttatatagcagtgcttgactctgtggcctgcctgaaccaATGCTGTCCGCTCtatttactgtaacatgttttaaatagaTAATTTTGTGTAGATATGGAAGTTCAGGATGAGCCGCATGTTTTAACACAAACCTTTTAACTTAAACTTTTCCTACTCTGGTATAAATGCAgtgaatatatattttatttaaaggtaTCAGAGAGGAACTTTGTGAAACTTTGAGCTATTGGTTTGAATTGCCACCGGGAAAAGCAAAGATTGTATCTCAACATCTCAAGTTACTCCTCCCTCCTCACTTTcatcctcttttctcttttctagGCTCATGGTCTGACCTCTGCTCCTCTATCTATCGTTACGCCGCTCAAATCCCCGTCTCACACCGCAGTCAGCCTCTCCTCATGTCACGGCTTGAGAATCTTCTGGAAAGAGTCAGGCTAAAGAGTCACTTTACCCGAACCTACAACAAAACCGTCAGCAGGTGGGTCAGTAGAGACGAGGATTCATTCAGCCAAATTCCCTGGGATGACGTGCTGGTGATCTGCATCGACCACAAACTCAAAGACTGGCAGATCCCCAGCCCTCCTGTCTGTGAGGGTGAGGAACATTCAAAAACTCTGGTGTAGAAGAATACAATTATTCTGCAACAGATGGAGGGTGTATGACTGTCTTGATATATGaatatttatgtgtttgtttttaagatgcTGTGACAGGAGATGGAGAGATCCTGGTTTACTTCCCGACAGAGTCATTGAATGGTTTTACACCACCTGAGGAGTGGACCGAGGCTGTCAGACAAAcccacagacagaaacaccaGGAGAAGGAAAGGTAAGAAGATCCTCCAATGCCCAAATGAGTTTCAAATGGTCTTTTTATTTCACTGCAAAGCTACTGCAATATGTCACTTTTGGTTTTAGGTATCAGCTGCAACATTTTAAAGAGATTAAGGTGTTGTTGAGTTGTTCACATATTTGAACAAAAATCGGAAGAAAAAAGACATGACAGCCCAACATCTTTGACTGGAATTAAACAAACCATCATGATCAATATTGTCAAAGAGGACACAAATAATTGGAGCCTGATCAGAATAGAAGTGCGTTATGTAAACATTGCCAGCCAGAAGATTAGGATCTGATACAGGCTGCTGTATCAGATCTCAGTGGTGATTTGTGTTGATTCAGTAGATGTCCATGAAAGTTTTCTCACCTTAAATGTGATCTAATAATTACTGGGCATGCCTGCCTCTCTTATGTCTGAAGGTCATCTTGCAGATCGTCCCTGTCCTCATGTTTATTGACTACAGAGAAGTTTGTAATACTGAACTGCATGTATAATTTAAACAGGAGCAAAACAATGGCCTacagcagtgattctcaacagGTCTAGCCTAAGGACCCACCAATATTTCTGATGATAAATCacgacccaaatttccaaaaaatttcaaCATGCACATTtagtaaattaaaatgttccACCTAAGATCTTGGATGGACCAgaatcaatgacaggatcatgTGACGAGGCAAAACTGATATGTTTTACACCCCCCTTTCCCCAtaataacatttatattttagccacttttccagagatcttgagaaattacttaaTTACATTGGAAAAAAATCGCTCTTTTATTGTAAGAAAAGGAGataatttgaaatattgataaaatatttaaatttactcaatatcacagtaaaacagagtaaaatcaaTGGCATGGTTGTATGTTCTTCtcagacttttgccaccatttccTTCCAGACACACATccgcaacccactgaaaatttctctgcgacccacttttgggtcccaatccaccagttgagaaccattggcTTACAGTACACAATGTAgattcattttgaaataaagacataaaacagaaaTCCAGTGTCACAGATTGAAGAGGAGTGGAATCTCTCTCGCACAGTGAAGTTGAGGAGGCGTTCAGCGACAGTCAGTGTTTGTTAACAACATAGGTGAAGTCAGTAGCTTGAATGTACTTaccaaaaactagactaaaatcaGAAACATACCGGATCTCTctagggctgaaagatttgcTGTATAATCttactgtaatttttttctcccaatatTGCGATTCAGTATGCAACTATATTTAAGTTTCTCATCTTAcatgtttttcaacaaacataaatcattctttattatAACTAGCACAGTATTAGATAAATTTAAACTAGGGTTGAATGAATTTGAAAGATATATATGAGTGCAATTTTTGCTCATGTAGCAAATTTAGAATTAATGAACATAttaaaggggatgatcattttaattttattctcattttgaccAAGAA
This genomic window contains:
- the LOC121522917 gene encoding germinal-center associated nuclear protein isoform X1 codes for the protein MNPPNPFGSPQGGAFQAPSSTIKTSLFQSFGQQSSSSQPQTMGFFPSTSAFGQPSVLNQPVSHGSTVFGQTPAFGQPSTQPTALPTMSQPPAFGQPSLGMSSSGFGSSSKPAFGQTSGLNQSTAFGQTPAFGQPSAFGQAPGFGQQSSGFGQQSSGFGNTQGSSGSTPALGQPQPMGFGQTVFGQPSTTSASTSVFGSTQSVAQSRGFGSTEFSFKPANEALFKPIFSASPEPANPQTTSMSSSPFGSTGSQTSSSTMSSSTTTSTGFSLLAGAKSGPLGFSFSQPAAAPSISAQNNPLTTGNSSSSSNTLQFTFSQPAAPSSSSTNTSSTQPTTPSSFSFSAKTLQPQEAPAFGGTVFGKAPAFGDTKAKAETSIDDKGSTLAALGETNVFARLSKGTKRKEDPIGSGSGLEKPATEEDVPAEADSPRHPSKRPLMRSRGPAGGIFGRALSGLRKDISNPVRRETQKEKEREEVQAQGEDLPATSPAGSRDILEKAEPSDSGKPPEPKHETTTPVKRSVRRESSESLSGMSPTECASIMCRNVPAVLNKKEIMEKHFRHFGKVRKVYCRPAKNMAVIHFDDHASAARAKKKGKVLHRHELLLLWQRKKQSPGDKGSRPAAEKEEAEGESQEEAGSKATPSPLRRPAFRAPAISSTVTLSHSSPVKKSSLAKSLQFDTEAPRESSTEASSSERPVPSSLLHLIGQVAESAEDKYRLLEQKDKILRQGRPKRTDLVLSKVFVGTCPDMCPEKERYMRETRKQLSIFEVIPDTEMVDHTAAIKEYSRSSADQEEPLPHELRPLPVLSMTMDYLVTQIMDQGDDNYREWYDFVWNRTRGIRKDIIQQHLCCPDTVSLIEKCTRFHVHCAHHLCEEHISSFDAKINNENMTKCLQSLKEMYQDLATRQVYCPREAEFRQYSVLLKLNDGDILREVQQFRDEVRNSPEVKFAVQAFAAVNSNNFVRFFKLVKGASYLASCLLHRYFNQVRAKALKTLNIAHTLGPRSNMFPVDDVVRMLMFRNVDEATDFIQQYGLNLLDGMVELSRTAFQEPDLPLSQKKSEVILSKKTVLTGEVVNGGPLPDPPQHTPTCSFDSMNKYRGEGPMAEPATVQIKAPSVRPEVKAPPSVELLTQIEPAQVPDIPAEFELSPAVVDETGEPSEPYHSPTPPADSQQLFQPISAPEPVKPPSPPPKPKPIYTNEDIMAVLDCVIEEVIEAGAREVADAGVSYVSAALEESNEQVESLVGEVLGQMLQELSSTEIDLERERIAEEKRKLEEARRKQEHEAFLVQYSFSLCTELIHEVLNKTIKETAASEIQQAVNEKAELVAKCTEQVCNSLVEETLDVDIAALVEDILEAELQRIHKYIKRWRDVVAVRRQLKRQMRGFPAAPCCVDPRFKLKALAPSAPAQPDISDLARGVVNLGNAGTLALSSTRLLKLRQEVIHHMRVHYYYQRLLDETVWAPIDLPALVTENIPNPPDRIFWKAVLLLPSDHESVASLADRILSDWLEVKLGRGKVLEEREEQPGDALQTLCVTNTLQDRDQHTHKVHISIKASRGPLSEDSLSKVEECCELHGTGALITLLPAIPVIEASHDEQDVPLLSALLQLKQLQQASTWHCPLPLVILVPGPDRDTEHTQKLEEALMLPTLVNEGLISEFTFIFIPETTSDLQGSKQLNHALRWLLARAPSRFPLSCQTLVQLVEAGLSREFSPRVLTQQQERVTAGLPPQDPAPVIQLYNTVLAHIADKVSSQELSRLSWPPCEFCLPETQDFVPHLGWNSTEHLAWLRDAVLSLQLPKWETSSAEGSWSDLCSSIYRYAAQIPVSHRSQPLLMSRLENLLERVRLKSHFTRTYNKTVSRWVSRDEDSFSQIPWDDVLVICIDHKLKDWQIPSPPVCEDAVTGDGEILVYFPTESLNGFTPPEEWTEAVRQTHRQKHQEKERASAAACAPSYSLSLRQNLFHSQLEPLEAPTSPLDITHTPSSEELLAHRVLQSLEEEKAESKRSMEQLQRWLDGDPVDHLTTPLFIPTSTLLSMPTTIKLPAAARSQDTALAQQTEPEDNPSEKADWPKTLPVSMTQRLKELEQQILASQEEELACRLELSGLLSIVDD